A window of the Tessaracoccus sp. MC1865 genome harbors these coding sequences:
- a CDS encoding methionine ABC transporter ATP-binding protein: MITVTDLRKVYHQGKREVRALDGVSLTVPAGSIHGVIGHSGAGKSTLVRCLTLLDRPSSGTVEINGVDLTAARSDALRTARRRIGLVFQQANLFDSRTILANVAYPLELIGVGREQRREKAQELLRLVGLSDAGNAYPAQLSGGMRQRVGIARALATDPDVLLFDEPTSALDPRTTDEILDLIVSLRDRSPQDLAVLVITHEMHVVKKICDSVSLLEAGRIVESGPLTHVVQRLSGRLSQALLGIPPHSPVEASDATLVDVLASGDRAALPMIAHTSGAVGADLAIVAGSVEQLAGTTFSHLRLAVPHGADANRVVDELKLLGADARLTTEIRQEEPIA, from the coding sequence ATGATCACCGTCACAGACCTGCGGAAGGTCTACCACCAGGGCAAGCGTGAAGTGCGCGCCCTCGACGGAGTGTCGCTCACCGTCCCCGCCGGGTCCATCCACGGCGTGATCGGGCACTCGGGCGCAGGCAAGTCCACCCTGGTGCGTTGCCTCACCCTGCTGGACCGGCCGTCGTCCGGCACCGTGGAGATCAACGGCGTGGACCTCACCGCTGCCCGCTCCGACGCGCTGCGCACCGCCCGTCGTCGCATCGGGCTCGTCTTCCAGCAGGCCAACCTCTTCGATTCGCGCACCATCCTGGCCAACGTCGCCTACCCGCTCGAGCTCATCGGCGTGGGCCGCGAGCAGCGTCGCGAGAAGGCCCAGGAGCTGCTGCGGCTCGTCGGCCTCTCCGACGCGGGCAACGCCTACCCGGCACAACTCTCCGGCGGCATGCGGCAGCGGGTCGGCATCGCCCGGGCCCTGGCCACAGATCCCGACGTGCTGCTCTTCGACGAGCCCACCTCGGCGCTGGATCCGCGCACGACGGACGAGATCCTCGACCTCATCGTGTCGCTGCGCGACCGCAGCCCCCAGGACCTGGCCGTCCTCGTGATCACGCACGAGATGCACGTCGTCAAGAAGATCTGTGACTCCGTCTCGCTCCTCGAAGCCGGCCGGATCGTCGAATCCGGGCCGCTCACGCACGTCGTCCAGCGCCTCAGCGGCAGGCTCAGCCAGGCGCTGCTCGGCATCCCGCCGCACTCCCCCGTCGAGGCCAGCGACGCGACTCTCGTCGACGTGCTGGCCAGCGGTGACCGCGCCGCCCTGCCGATGATCGCCCACACCTCCGGCGCCGTCGGCGCGGACCTCGCGATCGTCGCCGGCTCGGTGGAGCAGCTCGCCGGCACCACGTTCTCCCATCTCCGGCTCGCGGTGCCCCACGGCGCCGACGCCAACCGCGTCGTCGACGAGCTGAAACTGCTGGGTGCCGACGCCCGCCTCACCACCGAGATCCGTCAGGAGGAACCCATCGCATGA
- a CDS encoding methionine ABC transporter permease, whose protein sequence is MILLDTWFNNPALQKALLPAFVETIQMVGISSIATVLIGLPLGVVLFVTQRGGLAENRALNFALSPILVNITRSLPYAILMVALIPFTRWLVGTSLGPIAASVSLAIAAIPFFARLVETSLRDVHVGKLDAAHAMGSTKLQSVAKVLIPEAMPALVASVTTTVVTIVGYSAMAGLIGGGGLGRLAYNYGFQRYQADVMIVTVVILVVLVQVIQMAGEAVTKKIDHR, encoded by the coding sequence ATGATCCTCCTCGACACCTGGTTCAACAACCCCGCGCTGCAGAAGGCGCTGCTCCCCGCGTTCGTCGAGACCATCCAGATGGTGGGCATCTCCAGCATCGCCACCGTCCTCATCGGCCTCCCCCTGGGCGTGGTGCTGTTCGTCACCCAGCGCGGCGGGCTCGCGGAGAACCGGGCGCTCAACTTCGCACTGTCGCCCATCCTGGTCAACATCACCCGGTCGCTGCCCTACGCCATCCTGATGGTGGCGCTCATCCCGTTCACGCGCTGGCTCGTGGGCACCTCGCTGGGCCCCATCGCCGCATCCGTGTCGCTGGCCATCGCCGCCATCCCGTTCTTCGCGCGGCTGGTTGAAACGTCGCTGCGCGACGTGCACGTCGGCAAACTCGACGCCGCCCACGCCATGGGCTCCACGAAGCTGCAGTCGGTGGCCAAGGTGCTGATCCCTGAGGCCATGCCGGCGCTCGTCGCGTCGGTCACCACCACGGTGGTCACCATTGTCGGCTACTCGGCCATGGCCGGCCTCATCGGGGGCGGCGGCCTGGGCAGGTTGGCCTACAACTACGGGTTCCAGCGCTACCAGGCCGACGTGATGATCGTCACCGTCGTCATCCTGGTGGTACTCGTACAGGTGATCCAGATGGCCGGCGAGGCCGTCACCAAGAAGATCGACCACCGCTGA
- a CDS encoding MetQ/NlpA family ABC transporter substrate-binding protein, which yields MRKILTAVAASLATVMAMTACGSDAATPGADASLDSANPTKVVVGASPVPHAKILEFVKENLAAEAGIELEIREFDDYVLPNEALASGELDANYFQHVPYFDNQVAEKGFEFEHGEGVHIEPFALFSDKHESADQVPDGGVIALTNDPSNQYRGLKLLEEAGLLQDIAEDTTALTISDEQNPKGLKFEEAQPEVVVQQLEDPKVDAALINGNFILNAGLNADDAIAIEAVEGNPYANILAWRTDNTNPGVAKLDELLHSDEVAQFIKQEWPAGDVFPG from the coding sequence ATGCGCAAGATTCTCACCGCCGTCGCTGCCTCGTTGGCAACCGTCATGGCCATGACGGCCTGTGGCTCTGACGCCGCCACGCCCGGAGCCGACGCCTCGCTCGACTCGGCGAACCCCACCAAGGTCGTCGTCGGCGCCAGCCCCGTGCCGCACGCCAAGATCCTCGAATTCGTCAAGGAGAACCTGGCTGCCGAGGCAGGCATCGAACTGGAGATCCGGGAGTTCGACGACTACGTGCTGCCCAACGAGGCGCTCGCCTCGGGTGAACTCGACGCCAACTACTTCCAGCACGTGCCGTACTTCGACAACCAGGTGGCGGAGAAGGGCTTCGAGTTCGAGCACGGCGAGGGCGTCCACATCGAGCCCTTCGCCCTGTTCTCGGACAAGCACGAATCGGCGGACCAGGTGCCCGACGGCGGCGTCATCGCACTGACCAACGACCCGTCGAACCAGTACCGCGGCCTGAAGCTCCTCGAAGAGGCCGGTCTGCTGCAGGACATCGCCGAGGACACCACCGCGCTCACCATTTCCGACGAGCAGAACCCGAAGGGACTGAAGTTCGAGGAGGCGCAGCCCGAGGTCGTCGTGCAACAGCTTGAAGACCCGAAGGTCGACGCGGCGCTGATCAACGGCAACTTCATCCTCAACGCGGGCCTGAACGCCGATGACGCGATCGCCATCGAAGCGGTCGAGGGCAACCCGTACGCCAACATCCTCGCGTGGCGCACGGACAACACCAACCCGGGTGTCGCCAAGCTCGACGAGCTGCTGCACTCGGACGAAGTGGCCCAGTTCATCAAGCAGGAGTGGCCCGCAGGTGACGTGTTCCCCGGCTGA
- a CDS encoding polysaccharide deacetylase family protein: MRHITRWIMTALTLALVAAGWVAAPPAQAFDVYTTPGEHISAGREWRTWCEPYSQTARCTSQLKVGGVWTFNNLTYLPSPRSLWTGNPLATPGEHHINGRTWWTECETATTGRNGCRSYLWNGRQFVFNNIVQFGTIRPDLASLYWYRPPATQAPSVPAPSTYNINKGPNATNRVTLTFDDCPTSLSAFKTTVNAATDLGIALVLFPTGNCISAGRFDAAYARSKGHYVFNHSITHPDLTTLTYSQVVHELGAPGVVTTYGRPPGGAYNTDTVKRAYAAVGMKIWLWNLDTLDYRGRTSQQLINTVVTSARPGDSVLMHMKWHAFNGPTLRAMRDGLKARGIGVCVNRGPVVAKPAGLAC; the protein is encoded by the coding sequence ATGCGGCACATCACGAGGTGGATCATGACTGCGCTGACGCTTGCGTTGGTCGCGGCGGGCTGGGTGGCGGCACCCCCGGCCCAGGCCTTCGACGTCTACACGACGCCGGGGGAACACATCAGCGCCGGACGCGAATGGCGCACCTGGTGCGAGCCCTACTCGCAGACCGCGCGCTGCACGTCGCAACTCAAGGTGGGGGGCGTGTGGACGTTCAACAACCTCACGTACCTGCCGTCGCCGAGGAGCCTGTGGACCGGCAATCCCCTGGCTACCCCGGGCGAGCACCACATCAACGGACGCACGTGGTGGACCGAATGTGAAACGGCGACCACCGGCCGCAACGGCTGCCGCTCCTACCTGTGGAACGGGCGGCAGTTCGTGTTCAACAACATCGTGCAGTTCGGCACGATCCGCCCGGATCTCGCGTCGCTCTACTGGTACCGGCCGCCCGCCACGCAGGCGCCGTCCGTGCCGGCACCCAGCACCTACAACATCAACAAGGGCCCCAACGCGACGAACCGGGTGACGCTCACGTTCGACGACTGTCCCACCTCGCTCTCGGCCTTCAAGACCACCGTCAACGCGGCCACGGACCTGGGGATCGCCCTGGTGCTGTTCCCGACGGGGAACTGCATCAGCGCCGGAAGGTTCGACGCCGCCTACGCCCGCTCCAAGGGCCACTACGTGTTCAACCACTCCATCACCCACCCGGACCTGACGACGCTGACCTATTCGCAGGTCGTCCACGAGCTGGGGGCGCCGGGCGTGGTGACCACCTACGGCCGGCCGCCCGGTGGCGCCTACAACACCGACACCGTGAAGCGGGCCTACGCCGCCGTCGGGATGAAGATCTGGCTGTGGAACCTCGACACCTTGGACTACCGGGGCCGCACCAGCCAGCAGCTGATCAACACGGTCGTCACCTCGGCCCGCCCCGGCGACAGCGTGCTGATGCACATGAAGTGGCACGCGTTCAACGGGCCCACGCTGAGGGCGATGCGCGACGGGCTGAAGGCCCGCGGCATCGGAGTGTGCGTCAACCGCGGCCCTGTCGTGGCGAAGCCCGCCGGCCTCGCCTGCTGA
- a CDS encoding HAD family hydrolase, with protein sequence MTRAVLFDLDGTLADTVPLIAEYIAGALNAHGIECVPRDVYPLIGRPIEFAMGELHTFADDPERMNRIIVEYRDALHLAVNAAGSKLVLPGVREMLEDLRLAGYRIGVVTAKGTGSAIHLLDITELSHLIDALVTTEDVEHGKPAPDSALLGLERLEVQAEGTWYVGDAVSDMTMAIAAGMRPLGITTGAATREELLAGGAEVVVDSAAEVTALLTTDR encoded by the coding sequence ATGACCCGCGCTGTTCTCTTCGACCTCGACGGCACGCTCGCCGACACCGTGCCGCTCATCGCCGAGTACATCGCCGGGGCGCTCAATGCCCACGGCATCGAGTGCGTCCCGCGCGACGTCTACCCGCTGATCGGCCGCCCCATCGAGTTCGCGATGGGCGAGTTGCACACGTTCGCCGACGACCCGGAGCGCATGAACCGCATCATCGTGGAGTACCGCGACGCCCTCCACCTCGCGGTCAACGCAGCCGGTTCGAAGCTGGTCCTCCCCGGCGTGCGGGAGATGTTGGAGGACCTGCGTCTGGCGGGCTACCGCATCGGCGTGGTGACGGCGAAGGGCACCGGCTCGGCCATCCACCTGCTCGACATCACGGAGTTGAGCCACCTCATCGACGCCCTGGTCACCACCGAGGACGTCGAGCACGGCAAGCCCGCGCCGGATTCGGCGCTGCTGGGCCTCGAGCGCCTCGAGGTCCAGGCTGAGGGCACTTGGTACGTGGGCGACGCCGTGAGCGACATGACCATGGCCATCGCGGCCGGGATGCGGCCGCTGGGCATCACCACCGGCGCCGCGACCCGCGAAGAACTGCTCGCCGGCGGGGCCGAGGTCGTTGTGGACTCCGCCGCTGAGGTCACGGCACTGCTGACCACCGACCGCTGA
- a CDS encoding GNAT family N-acetyltransferase, with protein sequence MNIFEIPLPELASDPDWADHKRLETECNREIIGGPEWDVDPEADLVSARAEKEWATRWFLARDAEVAVGWARTARNMVDQPELAYVTLYVTPSHRGTGLGQALADTVREALVAEGVAMFQVWVTTSIVDQPLRPSSGFGGVDPGHGGVKLALANGLKLKQAERVSRYDFARPLVDPAEALAEAQGVAGAEYEVVTVEGQLPEGMLAGYAVLMERMAVDPPQGELTVVERRWDAERVRQAEAVRLLTDRIYRAVVRHLPTGDLVALSEMHVDRANPLAFVDQWDTIVLPDHRGHRLGMLVKAANLIQVRDKEPNARAILTWNAEENRHMLQVNEALGFYPVYAEGGFEASVAEAVDNGESVA encoded by the coding sequence ATGAACATCTTTGAAATCCCTCTGCCCGAACTGGCCTCCGACCCCGACTGGGCGGACCACAAGCGGCTCGAAACCGAATGCAACCGCGAGATCATCGGCGGGCCCGAGTGGGACGTCGATCCGGAGGCGGATCTCGTCTCCGCCAGGGCCGAGAAGGAATGGGCCACCCGGTGGTTCCTGGCCCGCGACGCCGAAGTCGCCGTGGGGTGGGCGCGCACGGCCCGCAACATGGTGGACCAGCCGGAGCTGGCCTACGTCACGCTGTACGTCACCCCGTCCCACCGCGGGACGGGGTTGGGGCAGGCGCTGGCCGACACGGTGCGCGAGGCGCTCGTGGCGGAGGGCGTCGCCATGTTCCAGGTGTGGGTCACCACCTCCATCGTCGACCAGCCGCTGAGGCCGTCGTCGGGCTTCGGCGGAGTGGACCCCGGCCACGGGGGAGTGAAGCTGGCGCTGGCGAACGGGCTGAAGCTCAAGCAGGCGGAGCGCGTCAGCCGGTACGACTTCGCCCGGCCTCTCGTCGATCCCGCCGAGGCGCTGGCCGAGGCGCAGGGGGTGGCGGGTGCCGAGTACGAGGTGGTCACCGTCGAAGGGCAGCTGCCCGAGGGAATGTTGGCGGGCTACGCGGTTCTGATGGAGCGGATGGCGGTGGATCCCCCGCAGGGTGAGCTCACCGTCGTGGAACGCAGATGGGACGCCGAGCGAGTCCGGCAGGCCGAGGCGGTACGGCTGTTGACGGACCGGATCTACCGGGCCGTGGTGCGGCACCTGCCCACCGGCGACCTCGTGGCGTTGAGCGAGATGCACGTGGACCGGGCCAATCCGCTGGCCTTCGTGGACCAGTGGGACACGATCGTGCTGCCGGACCACCGGGGCCACCGGTTGGGCATGCTCGTGAAGGCCGCCAACCTCATCCAGGTGCGCGACAAGGAGCCCAACGCCCGGGCGATCCTGACGTGGAACGCCGAGGAGAACCGCCACATGCTGCAGGTCAACGAGGCGCTGGGCTTCTACCCGGTCTACGCCGAGGGCGGCTTCGAAGCCAGCGTGGCGGAAGCTGTGGACAACGGTGAATCGGTGGCCTGA
- a CDS encoding DUF368 domain-containing protein produces MSETPVESEHRDTDASPVLQPDSFGRWMARLLKGIAVGVGAILPGLSGGVLAVIFKLYDPLIRFLANPRRNFLRNVLFFIPVGIGVGLGILGFAVVVEAAFGKYAAQFVCLFIGFVIGTFPSLYYQAGKRGRSTKHLVIMAVSAAAIFALMLVGGQSGELLHVEPSIPAWFGSGALIGLGLIVPGMSPSNFLIYFGLYDKMASGIKALDLGTVIPLALGLIVCVLIFAKAAAWAFDRHYAGMYHFILGMVVGSSLAIFPTVVFPAFSAEGLRAADLSFTNAVLFAVVLLVVGGIASWLFSKVEDRVTDQREALVEAADE; encoded by the coding sequence ATGAGCGAGACCCCCGTGGAGTCGGAGCACCGCGACACTGACGCGTCCCCCGTTCTCCAGCCGGATTCCTTCGGTCGCTGGATGGCCCGGCTCCTCAAAGGCATCGCCGTCGGCGTCGGCGCGATCCTGCCCGGCCTGTCCGGTGGCGTGCTCGCGGTGATCTTCAAGCTCTACGACCCGCTAATCCGCTTCCTCGCCAATCCGCGCCGCAACTTCCTGCGCAACGTGCTGTTCTTCATCCCCGTCGGCATCGGCGTCGGGCTGGGCATCCTCGGCTTCGCCGTCGTGGTCGAGGCGGCCTTCGGCAAGTACGCCGCGCAGTTCGTGTGCCTGTTCATCGGCTTCGTCATCGGCACGTTCCCGTCGCTCTACTACCAGGCCGGCAAGCGCGGGCGCAGCACCAAACACCTCGTCATCATGGCGGTCTCCGCCGCCGCGATCTTCGCGCTGATGCTGGTGGGCGGCCAGTCCGGCGAACTCCTGCACGTGGAGCCCAGCATCCCCGCCTGGTTCGGCTCCGGCGCCCTGATCGGCCTGGGCCTCATCGTCCCCGGCATGAGCCCCTCGAACTTCCTCATCTACTTCGGCCTCTACGACAAGATGGCCAGCGGCATCAAGGCGCTGGACCTGGGCACGGTCATCCCGCTCGCGCTGGGCCTCATCGTCTGCGTGCTGATCTTCGCCAAGGCCGCAGCGTGGGCCTTCGACCGCCACTACGCGGGCATGTACCACTTCATCCTGGGCATGGTGGTCGGTTCCTCGCTGGCCATCTTCCCGACTGTGGTCTTCCCCGCCTTCTCCGCCGAGGGGCTGCGCGCCGCAGACCTGAGCTTCACCAACGCGGTGCTCTTCGCCGTCGTGCTCCTGGTGGTGGGCGGCATCGCGTCCTGGCTGTTCAGCAAGGTGGAGGACCGGGTGACGGATCAGCGCGAGGCCCTGGTGGAAGCTGCCGACGAGTAG
- a CDS encoding FAD-binding and (Fe-S)-binding domain-containing protein, with translation MTDAQPHLKRDERAITRLAMAHDASHFLLTPAAVVTPTSVEDVSDLMAEASFIRQPITFRSGGTSLCGQSVTDGVLVDVRKHFRDVEVLDGGERVRAGAGATLAAVNARLAPYGRRMGPDPTSEVACTIGGIIANNSSGMLAGNDETAYHTLESMVFVLPSGRIVDTADPTADITLRLEETKLIGGLHMLRNRLRTNPTSIAEINRLFSIKNTMGYGINALLEFHRPVDIIPHLLVGSEGTLGFVAEATFRTVPRYSHSAAALAVFPDLDAAATAAQGLVEHGFEAIELMDVAALRVVREQPTAPSIIRDADLTTQAVLLVELHDTSAENLAERVALAETALSELNAVDVVELTTDPTQRNALIELRRGLYALVAGARASGTTTMLEDLSLPLEKFADMCKALDVLFDKHGYGIDNVPLFAHARDGNIHFLLSERFDQPAGLLRYRKFTRSLVREVLRRGGVLKAEHGTGRAMAPFVNAQYGDELYEVMREIKHLFDPAGIMNPGVIISDDPDEHLRNLKLMPTIEPEVDSCIECGYCESVCPSRDLTITPRQRIVLRRELAARQSDHELLDQITDDYLYAAIETCAVDGMCSVACPLGINVGDLVRHQRQELAQGVEKTAWTSAAKHWGLATRMGSAALTMAKTTTPLALAVTSAGRRRLGEEAVPGYDEDLPRGAGLKRRPSRKDRGRIYGVAAYFPSCLQTVLAPAGQGTFQAFRDVSNRADVSVSLIDATDLCCGAPWKAKGLVEGYEIMTAKTLKGIDVHGPDGASLPIVIDASSCALALQEMAEGHDIEVLDLVQFTAEHLLPHLKVTHPIDSIALHPTCASTRMGINEHLLTIANAISDDVVVPGSWACCGWAGDRGVLHPELTESATREMAEELGGRQFAAYASTNRTCELAMTRATGQTYRHIIELLAQATRP, from the coding sequence GTGACTGACGCACAGCCCCACCTCAAGCGGGATGAGCGCGCCATCACGCGCCTGGCCATGGCCCACGACGCGTCACATTTCCTGTTGACGCCGGCCGCCGTCGTCACCCCCACCAGCGTGGAGGACGTCTCAGACCTGATGGCGGAGGCCTCCTTCATCCGTCAGCCCATCACGTTCCGCTCGGGCGGCACCAGCCTCTGCGGGCAGTCGGTGACCGACGGAGTGCTGGTCGACGTTCGCAAACACTTCCGTGACGTGGAGGTCCTCGACGGCGGGGAACGGGTCCGCGCCGGAGCGGGAGCCACGCTCGCGGCGGTCAACGCACGGCTCGCGCCGTACGGCCGGCGGATGGGGCCGGACCCCACCAGCGAGGTGGCGTGCACCATCGGCGGCATCATCGCCAACAACTCCAGCGGGATGCTGGCCGGCAACGACGAGACGGCCTACCACACGCTCGAGTCGATGGTGTTCGTCCTGCCGAGCGGACGCATCGTCGACACGGCTGATCCCACGGCCGACATCACGCTGCGTCTGGAGGAGACCAAGCTGATCGGCGGGCTCCACATGCTGCGCAACCGGTTGCGCACCAACCCCACGTCCATCGCCGAGATCAACCGCCTCTTCAGCATCAAGAACACCATGGGTTACGGCATCAACGCCCTGCTGGAGTTCCACCGCCCCGTCGACATCATCCCCCACCTGCTGGTCGGCTCCGAGGGCACTCTGGGGTTCGTCGCGGAGGCCACGTTCCGCACCGTGCCGCGCTACAGCCACTCGGCGGCGGCGCTCGCGGTGTTCCCAGACCTCGACGCGGCGGCCACCGCCGCCCAGGGACTCGTCGAACACGGGTTCGAAGCGATCGAGCTGATGGACGTGGCGGCGCTGCGCGTCGTGCGCGAGCAGCCCACCGCGCCGTCGATCATCCGCGACGCGGACCTCACCACGCAGGCGGTGCTGCTCGTCGAGCTCCACGACACCTCCGCCGAGAACCTCGCAGAGCGCGTGGCCCTGGCCGAGACGGCCCTCAGCGAACTCAACGCTGTGGACGTCGTCGAACTCACCACAGATCCCACCCAGCGCAACGCGCTCATCGAACTGCGACGGGGCCTCTACGCCCTGGTGGCCGGCGCGCGTGCCTCGGGCACCACCACCATGCTGGAGGACCTGAGCCTGCCGCTCGAGAAGTTCGCAGACATGTGCAAGGCCCTCGACGTGCTGTTCGACAAGCACGGTTACGGCATCGACAACGTGCCCCTGTTCGCCCACGCCCGCGACGGCAACATCCACTTCCTGCTCAGCGAACGCTTCGACCAGCCCGCCGGTCTGCTGCGCTACCGCAAGTTCACCCGCAGCCTGGTGCGCGAGGTGTTGCGCCGCGGCGGCGTCCTCAAGGCGGAGCACGGCACGGGGCGCGCCATGGCGCCGTTCGTCAACGCCCAGTACGGCGACGAGTTGTACGAGGTGATGCGCGAGATCAAGCACCTCTTCGACCCGGCGGGCATCATGAACCCCGGCGTCATCATCTCCGACGACCCGGACGAGCACCTGCGCAACCTCAAGCTCATGCCCACCATCGAGCCTGAGGTGGACTCCTGCATCGAGTGCGGCTACTGCGAATCGGTGTGCCCCTCGCGCGACCTGACGATCACCCCCCGCCAGCGCATCGTGCTGCGCCGCGAACTGGCCGCTCGCCAGTCGGACCACGAACTGCTCGACCAGATCACCGACGACTACCTCTACGCCGCCATCGAGACCTGCGCCGTCGACGGAATGTGCTCGGTGGCGTGCCCCCTCGGCATCAACGTCGGCGACCTCGTGCGTCACCAGCGCCAGGAACTCGCGCAGGGCGTGGAGAAGACCGCCTGGACGTCGGCGGCGAAACACTGGGGGCTGGCCACCCGGATGGGCTCCGCGGCCCTCACCATGGCCAAAACCACCACCCCGCTCGCCCTGGCCGTCACCAGCGCCGGCCGACGCCGGCTCGGCGAGGAGGCCGTCCCCGGCTACGACGAGGACCTGCCACGCGGAGCCGGCCTGAAGCGCAGGCCGAGCAGGAAGGACCGCGGCCGGATCTACGGGGTGGCCGCGTACTTCCCCAGCTGCCTCCAGACTGTCCTCGCCCCCGCCGGGCAGGGCACGTTCCAGGCGTTCCGCGACGTCTCCAACCGGGCGGACGTCTCCGTCTCGCTGATCGACGCCACAGACCTGTGCTGCGGCGCCCCCTGGAAGGCCAAGGGTCTTGTCGAGGGCTACGAGATCATGACGGCGAAGACCCTCAAGGGCATCGACGTGCACGGCCCCGACGGCGCCAGCCTGCCCATCGTGATAGACGCCTCCAGCTGCGCCCTCGCGCTCCAGGAGATGGCCGAGGGACACGACATCGAGGTCCTCGACCTCGTCCAGTTCACCGCGGAGCACCTCCTCCCCCACCTCAAAGTCACCCACCCCATCGACTCCATCGCGCTGCACCCCACGTGCGCGTCCACCCGGATGGGGATCAACGAGCACCTGCTGACCATCGCCAACGCCATCAGCGACGACGTGGTGGTGCCGGGCAGCTGGGCCTGCTGCGGCTGGGCCGGCGACCGGGGGGTGTTGCACCCCGAGCTGACGGAGTCGGCGACGCGGGAGATGGCCGAAGAACTCGGAGGGCGGCAGTTCGCCGCGTACGCGTCCACCAACCGCACCTGCGAACTCGCCATGACCCGCGCCACGGGGCAGACCTACCGCCACATCATCGAGCTGCTCGCGCAGGCGACCCGCCCCTGA
- a CDS encoding serine hydrolase, with the protein MATRVGRRRPRWVVVGVVLAIVVTMVLAGYLYVRPLLRTGTGYAAHSLCAVTEVAGRTDASEDLPPNPLVPFLTQFKNGGYAYVNVLGLFAGQTAYYTEGLGCTLSPRRPVFPTPEALPPTSLLTDEPSLDASLDEAIGRAFGDGLSDDEARALGTRAIVVVKDGVIVGERYADGFTANTPQLGWSMTKSVTNLLTGRAVMQGAVALDDANLRPEWTDERAEITVDQLLRMTSGLEWDEEYDLGTPITEMLFNSDDMAAYVAGQPAAHEPGTFQQYSSGSTTLVCSVLNDRLGAGPTMPREQLFAPLGLASAVLEPDAAGTPVCGSYLWATPRDWARIGQFVLDDGVVDDVRLLPEGWVEESTTVVPLTGADTGEYATEEAGYASSWWTNLRGDGTLAHPELPEDLFWAQGHDGQRMYVAPSLDLVVVRMGFTPESRDLGLAELIRAAADTS; encoded by the coding sequence GTGGCCACGAGGGTGGGACGCCGCCGGCCCCGGTGGGTCGTGGTGGGCGTGGTGCTCGCCATCGTGGTGACGATGGTGCTGGCGGGCTATCTCTACGTGCGGCCGCTGCTGCGGACGGGCACGGGCTACGCGGCGCACAGCCTGTGCGCGGTCACCGAGGTCGCGGGGCGCACCGACGCGTCGGAGGACCTGCCGCCCAACCCGCTGGTGCCCTTCCTGACGCAGTTCAAGAACGGCGGCTACGCCTACGTCAACGTCCTCGGACTGTTCGCGGGCCAGACCGCCTACTACACGGAGGGCCTGGGCTGCACGCTGTCGCCGCGGCGCCCCGTCTTCCCGACCCCCGAGGCGCTGCCGCCCACCTCCCTGCTGACGGACGAGCCCTCCCTCGACGCCTCCCTGGACGAGGCGATCGGCCGCGCGTTCGGCGACGGGCTCTCCGACGATGAGGCGCGGGCGCTGGGTACCCGCGCCATCGTGGTGGTCAAGGACGGGGTGATCGTGGGTGAGCGCTACGCCGACGGTTTCACGGCCAACACGCCCCAGCTCGGTTGGTCGATGACCAAGTCCGTGACGAACCTCCTGACGGGTCGTGCGGTGATGCAGGGAGCGGTCGCCCTCGACGACGCCAACCTCCGCCCGGAGTGGACGGATGAGCGCGCTGAGATCACCGTCGACCAGTTGCTGCGGATGACCAGCGGGCTGGAATGGGACGAGGAGTACGACCTGGGCACGCCCATCACCGAGATGCTGTTCAATTCCGACGACATGGCGGCCTACGTCGCCGGTCAGCCTGCCGCGCACGAGCCGGGGACGTTCCAGCAGTACTCGTCGGGGTCGACGACCCTGGTGTGTTCGGTCTTGAACGATCGTCTGGGGGCGGGCCCGACCATGCCGCGCGAACAGTTGTTCGCCCCACTCGGGCTGGCCTCAGCGGTGCTGGAACCGGACGCGGCCGGCACGCCGGTATGCGGGTCCTACCTGTGGGCCACGCCCCGCGACTGGGCCCGGATCGGCCAGTTCGTGCTGGACGACGGCGTGGTCGACGATGTCCGGCTGCTGCCGGAGGGCTGGGTGGAGGAGTCCACCACCGTCGTGCCGCTGACCGGGGCCGACACCGGGGAGTACGCCACGGAGGAGGCGGGCTACGCGTCGTCGTGGTGGACGAACCTGCGCGGCGACGGGACCCTGGCCCACCCGGAGCTCCCCGAGGACCTGTTCTGGGCGCAGGGCCACGACGGCCAGCGGATGTATGTCGCGCCCAGCCTGGACCTGGTGGTGGTGCGGATGGGGTTCACGCCCGAGTCGCGCGACCTGGGGCTCGCCGAGCTGATCCGGGCCGCCGCCGACACCTCCTGA